TTGTGCGCGAGCTTGTGGGCATGTTCCCGGTTACGGGCATCTGCCTTGGTCACCAGCTTATCGGCCACGCCCTTGGCGGCACCACCGACAAGCTCAAGTTTGGTCACCACGGCTGCAACCACCCGGTCAAGGACCTGACCACCGGACGCATCGAGATTTCGTCGCAGAACCATGGTTTTCATGTGGTGCTCGACGGCGTTAACGATGTGGAGGCCACGCACATCAACCTGAACGACAACACTCTTGAAGGCCTGCGTCACAAAACCCTGCCTGTCATGAGCGTGCAGTACCACCCCGAAGCGGCGGCAGGACCCCGCGACGGCCAGTACCTTTTTGGCCGTTTCCGCCAGTTGATCGGCGAGGCCGCCGGGGCGTAACCGCACGACACATATGATATCTAGGCGGCGCACAGTGCCGTGCTGGACTTGAACCGGCTGTTTGAGCAAAACAGCCGGTTTTTTCGCGCTTGATATACCGGTGGTGTTTTGGGTAAACTATAAGACACATGGGGCCTGTGCCCCGGCGGCTTTGCCGCCTGGCTTGAACCGCTCAATGGCAAACAATCCGGCGAGCGGCATTGCAAAGGGTTACTCAACTCAAGGAGCTTATCGTGAAAAAGTCGGTTTTGTGTTTGGCCCTAAGCCTTGCACTTGTCCTGGCGTTCGCTCCGGTTCGCGCTACGGAAATCATGCCTGAAGCCGATAATTCCAAGGCAAATCCTGTGGACCAGCTTACGGGTGCCGTGTGGCAAAAAACCCCGGAAGCGGAAAAGCTTGCCTTTCTTTTTGGTGTCGAAACCGCGATCACCGTTGAATATTTTGTAAACGGCAAGGTTGTGGAAAAAGCGACCAAGGAGGGCAAACGTCCGGTGTACACCCTCTCGCCCTTTGAAAAAGGCTGGATGAAGGCCTTCAAGGGCATGAGCCGCGCAGAGGTTGTCAAACTGGTGGATGACTGGTACACGGCCAACCCGCAGAGGCTTGACCGCCCGGTGATGAATGTTATCTGGCGCGAAATCATCGAGCCCCGCCTGGATGCGAAGAAATAGCAGACCCGTTGTCTAACGGGTTTTCGGGAGAGCAGAAATGAAAAAACTGTTGATTGTCACCTTGCTGGCGGCCATCTTTGCCAGCGGCATCGGTTGCACCAATATGAGCAAAACCCAGCAGGGCGTTGCCAGCGGTGCTGCGCTTGGCGCACTTGGTGGCGCTGGCGTAGCCGCCATTGCCGGCGGTTCTGCTGCCTGGGGCGCGCTGGCTGGCGCGGGTGTTGGCGCACTGGCTGGCGGTATCGTTGGCCATGAGCAAAGCAAGGGCAAGGCCTGGTAGGTCGAACCCTGCTGTGCCTGGTTTACGGCACTGCACCACAGAATGCATAGTTAAAGCGGGCTGTACCCACAGCCCGCTTTTTTATGAACAGGAAAGGGGGAGCAAATGTCCACAAACGTGCACGCAGTATATTTCAGCCCCACTGGCAGCAGCCGCGCCATGGCGCAGGAAGCAGCCAGTGTTCTGGCGCAGGAGCTTGGGCTTACCCATGCCGAAGACTGGGACTGGACATTCCCCGGAGGGCGTGCAGCGGCATATTCGCCCAATGCGGGTGATGTGCTGGTTTTCGCCTTTCCCGTTTATGCGGGGCGTGTACCGCAGTTGCTGCTTGAGCCGCTTGGACGGCTTGCCGGGCAGGGTGTGTATGTCGTGCCGCTGGCCGTGTATGGCAACAGACACTATGACGACGCCCTGCTGGAAGCGGTTGAGCTGCTCTATGTGCAGCAGTTTTCTGTATTGGCCGCAGGGGCCTTTGTGGCAGAGCACAGCTATACGCGCAAGGTTGGCGCTGGCCGACCAGATGCGCAGGACATGGCAGCCCTGGCCGCGTTTGCCCGCAAGGCGGCCAGGCGAATTGCCCAGGGGCCGGGGGAGAGAGTGCATGTCCCCGGCAACCGCCCGTACAAGACCCTGCCGCCAGCTGTGGATATCCGGCCAAGGACGTTTGACACCTGTACCGGCTGCGGTCTGTGTGCGAGTGTTTGCCCTGTGGGTGTCATCAGCGACGCCGCACCGCACCTGACTGCGCAAGGCTGCATACGCTGTTGCGCCTGCGTTAAGATCTGCCCTGAAGAAGCCAGAGTTTTCGACGATCCGCTGGTAACCAGGATTGTGGGCATGCTAGAGACCAACTGCCTGACACGCCGCAAACCTGAAACATTTGTTGTCGGGCAGGAGCAGTAGGGCGAGACCTGGTAAGATACCTTGCCACAAAACCAGATGCTGACTCTCTGCGCAACCGGAAAAAAGAAGGCCAGACAGATGCGCTCGCGCGGTCTGTCTGGCCTTGAATATTTGTGAGGCCCGGTAGTGCGGATTGCCCTGTCTATTCAGGCTGTGGAGTATCCACTGCCAGATCCATGTCCACCATCAGTCCGATGGTTCCTGCTGCAAAGCCGCCAAACAGGGCGTTAGCAAATTCCTGATCATAGCGCGAGTCGCTGGTCAGTTCCTTGGCTGCCTGAAGAATGTCCTTGGCCTTTCTATACGGTCTTTCACAGATCATGGCTGCGAAGGAATCGGCCACCGCGCACAGACGGCCCGGTCTGGTGGACTGGGCACTCTTGGTACGCTGGGGATAGCCCGAACCGTCGAGACGTTCATGGTGCTCAAAACAGGCGCGAAGCAGTTCTTCAAATGCAACGTCCATCTTTTGCATCAGCCTTACGCCCACAATGGGGTGAGGCACTATCTTGTCCCTTTCTTCCTGCTTGAGGGGGCCAGCCTTGCTCAGCAAAAAGGGTGGAACCTTGCACATGCCCACATCGTGCAGCAAAAGGGCCACAGCCATGCGGTCCAGATCCTTGCGACGCAGTTCGCCAGCACCTTGCAGCCATATCCACAGGCCCACGATCATGGTGTTGATGGAGTGCCGTGCCAGATGGTTTTTGCGGAACAGGCGACGCATAAACGTATTTATGTGATGCTTGTCGTTCCACAGGTATTCGGTCACCACCATAACGTCGCGGTACAGAGGGTCAAACAGCGCCTTGACGGGCTGGTCAAAGAATTCGGTGCACCGCATGAGCAGGGCTCGTATGCAGATATCTGCAATTTCCGCTTCTTTCAGGTTGTTGTCCTGCAGTACAAGGTCAAGCTGCTTGACTATGTGGCGCGAATAAATGGGGTGGTCTGAGCGGGAAACAAAAAGGTCACCCGCCGCACACAGGTTCGCCACTTCTTCAACCTGCTCGCTGCTCAGGCGCGCACCCTTGAGACAGTAGGGCGCAAGAACAGCGATATCCTCACGAAAGCTGAAAAGATCTACCGGAGGCCGAAACTTGGGAAAGCTCGACAGAATTTCACCACTTATCTGGTAGTATTCTTCGTTGATGTTCATGGGAACATCGAGAACTTTCCTCTGCTCTGCGACCATGTGCTACTTCCAGTAAATTTTTACAAGGTTGGTACCGCGAGGGGTGGATGAAGACCCCTTGACCTGACCAGCTGTGATAACTGCGCAATCGTCCGGTTCAAAATCCGGGCTGTTGTGGATGAAGCTTTCGGCACGAATGAGGTGACTGGGCTCTTCGTGCGGGTTTTCCACAAATATGGGCTTCACACCCCACACAAAGTTGAGCGCCTTGATGGAAACCGGATCGGGCGTGAGCGCATAGATGCTCTGCGGGGGACGGCGGGCCGAAACCTGCCGGGCCGAGCTGCCCGTGAGGCTGTGCGAAACAATGGCCTTGGCCGAGGCCTTGTCGGCCAGCAGGCAGGCTGAGTACGCCAGAAATTCGGGAATACCCTTGTCGCTATCGGGTTCTTCAAGTTTACGGTTGAGCAGCAACAGGCGCTCGGCTTCGTCCGTTATGCGGCGCATATAGTGCACTGTTTCAACGGGGAAGTTGCCCATGGCTGTTTCTTCCGAAAGCATCACGCAGTCGGCCCCGTCAAGTACGGCATTGGCCACGTCCGTGGTTTCCGCGCGGGTGGGGGCGGGGCTGTTGACCATTGAAAGCAGCATCTGCGTGGCGACGATAACAGGCTTGGATACCTTGTTGCAGGCACTGATGATGCGTTTCTGCAGGGCAGGCAGCAGGGGCAGGGGGCATTCCACGCCGAGGTCGCCGCGCGCCACCATGACCACGTCAGTCTCGTGCAGAATTTCTGCCAGGTTATCCACCGCGCTCTGGCGTTCAAGCTTCACAACCACGGGTACGTTTTTGCCCGCAGCGGCGATGAGCTCCTTGGCTTCGCGCACGTCGTCGGCTGTCTGCACATACGAGATAGCCACGGCGTCAACACCCAGCTTAAGGCCGTCCGTAAGGTCTTTTTTGTCCTTATCGGTCAGGGCGCGCACCTTGGTTGCCTTGCCGGGCAGGGCCAGGCCCTTGCGCGAGGTAACAATGCCCGAATTGTCGGCCTGAAGCATCACCAGACCATCAGCCCGACACTCGGTTACCACAAACTGCAGACCGCCGTCGGCCAGCACCATGCGGTCGCCGGGTTCGAGGCTTTCAAGAATAACCTCGTGGTCAAAGGGCAGATAGGGAAAGTCGTCCGTGTGGCGGTCGCTGGGGCCAAGCAGCAGCTTCATGCCCTTGGTTACCGTAATGCTGGTTTCCGGCAGCACACCAAGACGGATCTTGGGGCCGGAAAGGTCCTGCATGATGGTGATGGGCCGTCCAAGCGCGGCTTCTACCTCGCGTATATTCTTGATGATAGTGACAAAATCCGCAGCTCCACCGTGCGAAAAGTTGAGACGGAATACACTGACTCCGGCTTCAGCCAGTTCTTGCAGTTTTTCTTTGCTGTTGGAGGCGGGACCGATAGTAGCGACAATTTTCGTTCTCATATCCGTTCCTTTGGCTGAAACCGATGGCGCAAGGGCGCATAGTAAGCGATCGACAGTTCCGGCTTGCAACAAATAGTCTTGGTTTTTCCGCATATTGTCAAGGCATTCGCCCTAAAAGCCTTAAAACTGCGCGCGTCTTGCGCGTGTCTGCGGGGTGATTTGTGTGGCAGGTGTGGGGCTTGTGGCATGTGTCTGTGGTTGCAGTGGGAGCGTGGTGGTAAATTACCACTATTCACCACCCGCTGGCACGTGACGAAATGCAGGATAAATGTGGGGGTAATTGCCATTTTTGCTACAGATGAAGCCAATTTTACGACTTTGCTTGACACCGGGTAAGGCTTGGGGCATAAGTGGGAAAAAGTGGTAACAAGTAGTAAAAAGTGGGAAATTGTGAAAAAGCTGTTCACTAAAAGCCTTTCCCGCAGCCTTGACCCCAAGGGGCGACTCATGCTGCCGCCGGAATACCGTGATGGACTCATTGCGGACGGCGGCTCTGGCACGTTTTGGCTCACCGCTTTTTACGGACGGCTTGTTGCGTATCTGCCCGCAGACTGGGATCTGGTAACCGAGCAGCTCAGCAGCATCCCCATGCCCTCGCCACGGCTTTCGCACTTCAAGACCAAGGTAATGGGTCTTGCCCAGGAGCTCGAACCTGATGCTCAGGGCCGGGTGCGCATACCGCAGGTGCTCATGCACGAGGCGAAACTACACAAGGACGTAATGCTTGTGGGGATGCTGAACAAATTTGAAATCTGGGATCAGGCCAGCTTCAACGCCTTGCAGCTTGAGGATGTTTCCGAAGAGCTCACGGGGCTTGGCATAAATCTCAGCCTATAGGCCCGCCATGACTGAAATCATGAATAATAACGCAGAACCCGTACGGCATGTGCCGGTTCTTTCTGCCGAAACGCTGGAAGCCCTTTCCCCGCGCGCTGGCGGCAGGTATCTGGATGGAACCCTTGGGCTGGGCGGTCATGCCTCGGCTGTGCTTGGCACAGCCCCCGATATTGAGCTGTGCGGCCTCGACCGCGACGAAGAGGCCATGGCTCTTGCCAGACAGCGGTTGGCGATTTTTGGCAACCGGGCGCACTTTTTCCACTGCAATTACAGCGATTTTACCGGCCCGCTGGCAGAGCTTGGCTGGGACAAGATAGACGGAGCGCTGCTTGATATCGGCGTTTCTTCCCTGCAGCTTGATGAAGCAGGGCGTGGATTCAGCTTTATTGGCGACGGCCCGCTTGATATGCGCATGGACCAGAATTCTGGCCAGCCTTCCGCCTGGCACTGGGTCAACCGCGAAAGCTTTGCCAAACTCAAGGAATGCATCGCTATGCTGGGCGAGGAACCCCAGGCTGGACGCATCGCCCGCGTGATTGTTGAAGCGCGCCAAAAGGCCAGCATCGACACCACTGCAGAGCTGGCGGCACTGGTCGAAAAGGCCTATCCCGCAGCCTGGCGCGCCAAGGCCCGTAGGCATCCGGCCACGCGTACCTTTCAGGCGCTGCGCATGGCCGTAAACGACGAGCTGGGCGAACTGCGCCGCTTTCTCGACAATATTCTGGCCTATCTGCCCATTGGCGGCAGGCTGGCTGTCATCACCTTTCATTCGCTTGAAGACCGCATGGTCAAGCAGGCCATGCGCCACTGGGCCGAGGGCTGCCGCTGCCCGCGCCATGTGCCGGTATGCGTGTGCCATCATCAGCCCGAAGTGCGCATCCTGTTCAAAAAGCCTGTAACGGCCACACCCGAAGAGCTGGCGGTCAATCCCCGGTCAAGCAGCGCCAAGCTGCGCGCGGTGGAAAAAATCGCCGAGGCTACCGGGTCATGAAGCGCAATAACGCCAATGGCCAGCACGGCGGCAGAGGCTGGTTGCTGGCACTGGTGCTGGGGCTGTTGAGCTGCATGGTTATGGGGCTTGTGCTCGTGTGGAGCAACATTGAGCGGATGGACACGACCTATTTTATCAATATTCAGCAAAACACCGTTCGTGAGCGACAGGCCCTGAGGGCCAAGCTTGAAGTGGAGCGCGAACGGCTGCTCTCTCCCTATGAGTTGCGCCGCAAGGCAGATGAGTTCGGCATGCGCGAACCCAAGCCCGGCCAGATCAGGCGAATGGAATTACAGTAAAAAACTCCGGATTGTCTCAACGCCTGACCCTCACTGTCAGGCCCGGAAAAAGCCCGGCGCCATCACGGCGACGCCACGTTTGGAAACGCCATGTTCAAACTCAGCTCTCGCAAACGCAACGTGTCCAGCGCAGTTCCTGCACGTTCTTCCAAGCAGCAGGCCAATCGCAATGTGTCTGCCGCCAAGATTGCCGGTCTGAAGCCCTCCTGGATGGGCGATGTGGACTGGGGCCGGGCTCGCATCAAGATGGTTGTAAGCATCTTCTGCATGCTTTGGGTCGGTCTGTGGGCGCGCGCGTGGTACCTGCAGATGATGGAAGGCCCGCGCCTGGCTGAACGTGCGCGCAGGCAGCACACTGCCACAGAGCTGGTTACCGGTCGCCGGGGCATGATTTTTGACCGTAACGGTCAGGTGCTTGCCCGCAGCGTCGAGGCAAAATCCGTTTATGCGCGCCCGCAGGATATTTCTGACTATCAGGCCATGGCCAACACCCTTGGCCCCATTCTGGGCGTGGAACCGCAGAAGCTGTACGACGAACTGGCGCAGACCAAGCGCCGCTTTGTGTGGCTGAAGCGCAAGGTTGACGACTACACCGCCGAGGCAGTGCGCAAGGCCAACATCAATGGCATCGGCCTGAGCAAGGAATACGACCGCGTGTATCCCTTCAAGCACATGGCCGGGCAGCTGCTGGGTTTTGTGGGCCTGGACGACAAGGGCCTTGAAGGTCTTGAACGTTCGCTTGATGCGCGTCTTGGCTGCATTCCCACCCGCCAGATCGTGCAGCGCGACGCCATGGGCCGCCGTTTTTACCTGCATGAAGAAGGGCAGAGTGAGCCCGTGGGGCAGGATCTGACCCTGACCATTGACATGCAGATGCAGTTTTTTGTGGAAGAAGCCGTCGCCCGCACCGTGCGCGAATATGACGCCCGATGGGGCGGCGCGCTGGTGGTTGACGTGGCCTCGGGCGAGATCATGGCCTGGGCGCAGTATCCCTTCTTCAATCCCAACAACTACAAGGACTTTTCGCCGCTGGTGTACCGCAACAGGCTTGCTGCCGACGCTCTGGAGCCCGGTTCTACCTTCAAGCCTTTTGTGATGGCGGCCGCCATTCAGGAACACAAGGTCACGCCCAACACGCTCATCGACTGCGAGGGCGGCAAGTGGGTGGCCAAGAACTTTACCATCCGCGATACGTCGCGTCAGGGCATACTGCCTGCCTCCAAGGTGCTGCGGTATTCCTCCAACATCGGCATGGCCAAGATCGGCCTGTCCATGGGCGCGCCCACTTTTTACAAATACATGCATGCTCTGGGCTTCGGGCAGCGCACGGGTGTGCCCGTGTCCGAGAGCCGTGGTATTCTGCGCGCCCCGCGTGACTGGAGCGAAGTGGACGTCATGTCTACCTCGTTTGGTCAGAGTATTTCTGTCACCGGCCTGCAGATGGCTCAAGCCTACCTTACCCTGCTTAACAACGGCGTGTACAAGCCCCTGCGCCTCACGCGTGAAGACGGCGTGGTGGATGAAGTGCACCCCCGCGTGTATTCCGAAACCGCCGTGCGCGAAGTCATGCGCATGATGCGCGATGTTGTTGAAGAGAGCGATGGTACAGGTAAACGCGCCCGCGTTGACGGCATTGACGTGGGCGGCAAGACCGGTACGGCCCAGAAGGCCGACCACAGGTCTGGTACATACGGCAGCAAGCGTCTGGCTTCGTTTGTGGGCTTCTTTCCCGCTGACAAGCCCAAGTATTTTGTGCTGGTCATGGTTGACGAACCCACCCGTAACCAGTTCGGTGGTGTTGTGGCTGCCCCTGTGTTCAAGGAAGTGGCCACGCGCATGGTTACCTACACGGGCATGTTTAACGAAACCAAGATCGCCGAGGCGGAAAAAAACGCGTCTACCGGCGAAGGCCCAGTGACCAGGGCGCGCCAGCGCGGGCTCAAGCTTGCGGTTCTGGATGCCCCTTATGTTGCCGAATCCAGAAAGCTTGAAGCCCCCAAGCAGGCAGACGGCATGCGCCTGCCCGGCCATCTTGCCAAGGCAAGCAGCAAGGTGCCGGACGTGATGGGCAAATCTGTGCGTAACGCGGTAGAGCTGTTTGCCCGCGCCGGTGTGGTGCCAGAGCTCAAGGGCTCGGGCAGCAGGGTGGTGAAGCAGACTCCTGCCCCTGGTGCTGCATGGCCTGAAGAAGGCAAAAGCATCGAATATATTCTCTGGCTTTCAGAAAGGTAAGATTGTCTGATTGCTTCCGGCTGGCGCACGCGTCGCGCGCGGGGTTGCGGGTTGATAGGCGCGCGCCGCCGGAATAATTCACGGGGCAAAGGCCCCGGTTAGCAGTGAGGTTGGTATGGAACGGGAATTTGCAGCCCTTCTTGAACAGTGCAGACGCGGCGGCATTGAAGTGCGCGTTGATTCGCGTCAGGTATCCACCGGTGACATTTTTGTTGCCGTGCCGGGTGTTAACGAAGACGGGGCCCGTTTTATTCCCGCCGCAGTGGCAGCTGGCGCTTCCATTGTTGTGTGCCGCCCCGGCGGGGCGGAAGAAGCCGCTGCCCTTGCTGGCGGCTGCCGCGTTGTGCACCATTCCGACCCGCGCGAGGCTCTGTGGCGTCTGGCCGAGGCCCGCTGGCGCACCAGCGAGCTGCCGCTCAAGATCGTGGGCGTTACGGGCACCAACGGCAAAACCACCTGCTCATACCTGCTTGAACAGCTCTTTGCCCAGGCCGGGCACAAGCTTGGCGTGATGGGCACGGTCAGTTACCGCTGGCCGGGTCATAACGAGGCCGCGCCCCTCACCACTCCCGATGCCCTGAGCGTACACGCCATGCTGGCAGAAATGGCCAAGGCTGGCGTTGATGTGGCCGTGATGGAAGTCTCCTCGCACGCCATCGACCAGCAGCGTGTGTGTGGCGTGCCTTTCTCTGGCGCGGCCTTCACCAACCTCACGCAGGACCATCTTGACTACCACAAGAACATGGAAAGCTACTTTCAGGTCAAGGCGCGTCTCTTCCTCGAGCTGCCCCGTCCTGACAAGGCCATGGCCGTCAATGCCGACGACCCCTGGGGCCGCCGCCTGCTCGAGCTTTGCCCCACGGCGCTTTCCTTTGGCCTGCAAAAAGGCGCACTGAACAAGCGTCACCTCTGGGGCGAGCTGCTCTCTGCCGGTACGGAAGGCTGCCACATGCGCATGCATCTCGAGGGCAGCAAGTGGGAACTGCGTTCACCCCTGGTGGGCGCGTTCAATGCTTCGAACCTTCTCGCCGTGCAGGCAGTTGCCCTCGAAATGGGCATCGAACCCGAGGCCTTCAAATCTCTAGAAAGTTTTACGGGAGTGAGCGGACGCCTTGAGAGGGTAGAAAATCCTCAAGGACTTAACGTGTTTGTTGATTACGCACACACGCCCGACGCACTCGAAAACGTTTTGCAGGCCCTGCGCGGGGCTGGATTCAAACGCGTTGTTACGGTATTTGGCTGCGGCGGCAATCGTGATCGCACCAAGCGCCCGCTCATGGGCGAGGCTGTGGCGCGCTGGTCAGATGTGGCAGTGCTCACCTCTGACAACCCGCGTTTTGAAGAGCCGGAAGCAATCCTGCAGGATGTTCTGCCCGGCCTCAAGGCCGCCCGCGAGGTGGTTGTTGAGGTTGACCGCCGCGAGGCGACCATCAAGGCCCTGAAAATGCTCGGCAAGGACGATGCCTTGCTTATTGCGGGCAAGGGCCATGAGGATTATCAGATCATCCAGGGTGTCAAACACCACTACAGCGACCAGGAAGTAGTTAGGGAGTTTTTGCATTGCGCCTGACCTACAATGACATTGCGGCCCATCTGGGCCTGAGCGCTCTTGAGAGCGACCTTGCGCTGACTGTTGCCGTAACAGACAGCCGTGAGGCAGCGCCCGGTGCGCTGTTTGTCTGCATACCCGGCAGCAGGGTGGACGGACATGATTTTGTGCCTGCGGCAGTGTCGCTTGGCGCTTCCGCCGTGCTGGCCTCGAAGCCGCTGCCCGATGCAGGCGTGCCGGTGCTGCTGGTTGAAGATACGGTTAAGGCGCTGGGCAGTATTGCCGCCCTGTGGCGTGACAAAACCCGCGCAAAAGTCGTGGGCGTAACAGGCACTGCGGGCAAGACCACCCTCAAGGAAGTGCTGGCGCAGGTGCTCGCCGTGCGCGGCAAAACCGCCAGAAACGCCCTGAACAACAATAACCAGATCGGCATGCCGCGCGCCATGCTCACCACTGACGGCGACGAAGATTTTTGGGTTATGGAGGCTGGCATCAGCCATGAGGGCGACATGGAAGAGCTGTCGGCCGTGCTGCGACCCGACATTGGCGTTATCCTCAACGTTGGTGCTGGTCACACCGAGGGACTCGGCAAAAAGGGTGTAGCATGGCACAAGTCACGCCTGCTCACCAATCTTGCCCCCGGCGGCATTGGCCTTGTGTGCGCTGACTATCCTGATCTTGTACGTGACGCCCGTGCAACCGGCGCGGAACTGCACTTTTTCAGCGCCACAGGAAGAGCGGTGGAGTACAGGGCTTCGTATGCCGGGCCTGCGCCCGCTGCCGCTGATTCAGCAGCGCCCGTCGCTCCAGATGCCCCCGATGACCGACGTGGGCTGTACCATTTGTGGCTAGACGGTACACGTTGCGTTGTGACCGCGCCTTTCAGGGGCGAGTACGGCGCGGAAAACGTTATTGCCGTTGCGGCGGTGGCTCACCAGCTTGGCCTGAGCAATGCCGAAATTGCACAGGGCCTGACGCAGAGCAGCCTGCCCGTGCAGCGCTTTAACCAGACGCGCGTGGGCCAGTGGCTCTTGATCGACGATACATACAATGCCAACCCTCTCTCCATGCGCCGCATGCTCGACGCTGCGGCAGAGCGGGCCGCCGGTCGGCTTTTTGTGCCCGTGCTTGGCGAGATGCTTGAGCTTGGCTCGCAGGCGGCGGAAGAGCACGAGGCTCTCGGCAGACATGTGGCCGATCTTAAGCCGGCGGCAATATTCTGGAAAGGCGGTCACGGCGAAGATATTCGCGCGGGGCTGACCCGTGGGGGCTATACAGGCCCGTGGTTCGAGGT
The Desulfovibrio sp. DNA segment above includes these coding regions:
- the pyk gene encoding pyruvate kinase; its protein translation is MRTKIVATIGPASNSKEKLQELAEAGVSVFRLNFSHGGAADFVTIIKNIREVEAALGRPITIMQDLSGPKIRLGVLPETSITVTKGMKLLLGPSDRHTDDFPYLPFDHEVILESLEPGDRMVLADGGLQFVVTECRADGLVMLQADNSGIVTSRKGLALPGKATKVRALTDKDKKDLTDGLKLGVDAVAISYVQTADDVREAKELIAAAGKNVPVVVKLERQSAVDNLAEILHETDVVMVARGDLGVECPLPLLPALQKRIISACNKVSKPVIVATQMLLSMVNSPAPTRAETTDVANAVLDGADCVMLSEETAMGNFPVETVHYMRRITDEAERLLLLNRKLEEPDSDKGIPEFLAYSACLLADKASAKAIVSHSLTGSSARQVSARRPPQSIYALTPDPVSIKALNFVWGVKPIFVENPHEEPSHLIRAESFIHNSPDFEPDDCAVITAGQVKGSSSTPRGTNLVKIYWK
- the rsmH gene encoding 16S rRNA (cytosine(1402)-N(4))-methyltransferase RsmH, which codes for MTEIMNNNAEPVRHVPVLSAETLEALSPRAGGRYLDGTLGLGGHASAVLGTAPDIELCGLDRDEEAMALARQRLAIFGNRAHFFHCNYSDFTGPLAELGWDKIDGALLDIGVSSLQLDEAGRGFSFIGDGPLDMRMDQNSGQPSAWHWVNRESFAKLKECIAMLGEEPQAGRIARVIVEARQKASIDTTAELAALVEKAYPAAWRAKARRHPATRTFQALRMAVNDELGELRRFLDNILAYLPIGGRLAVITFHSLEDRMVKQAMRHWAEGCRCPRHVPVCVCHHQPEVRILFKKPVTATPEELAVNPRSSSAKLRAVEKIAEATGS
- a CDS encoding UDP-N-acetylmuramoyl-L-alanyl-D-glutamate--2,6-diaminopimelate ligase, whose amino-acid sequence is MEREFAALLEQCRRGGIEVRVDSRQVSTGDIFVAVPGVNEDGARFIPAAVAAGASIVVCRPGGAEEAAALAGGCRVVHHSDPREALWRLAEARWRTSELPLKIVGVTGTNGKTTCSYLLEQLFAQAGHKLGVMGTVSYRWPGHNEAAPLTTPDALSVHAMLAEMAKAGVDVAVMEVSSHAIDQQRVCGVPFSGAAFTNLTQDHLDYHKNMESYFQVKARLFLELPRPDKAMAVNADDPWGRRLLELCPTALSFGLQKGALNKRHLWGELLSAGTEGCHMRMHLEGSKWELRSPLVGAFNASNLLAVQAVALEMGIEPEAFKSLESFTGVSGRLERVENPQGLNVFVDYAHTPDALENVLQALRGAGFKRVVTVFGCGGNRDRTKRPLMGEAVARWSDVAVLTSDNPRFEEPEAILQDVLPGLKAAREVVVEVDRREATIKALKMLGKDDALLIAGKGHEDYQIIQGVKHHYSDQEVVREFLHCA
- a CDS encoding division/cell wall cluster transcriptional repressor MraZ, which gives rise to MKKLFTKSLSRSLDPKGRLMLPPEYRDGLIADGGSGTFWLTAFYGRLVAYLPADWDLVTEQLSSIPMPSPRLSHFKTKVMGLAQELEPDAQGRVRIPQVLMHEAKLHKDVMLVGMLNKFEIWDQASFNALQLEDVSEELTGLGINLSL
- a CDS encoding HD domain-containing phosphohydrolase; translated protein: MVAEQRKVLDVPMNINEEYYQISGEILSSFPKFRPPVDLFSFREDIAVLAPYCLKGARLSSEQVEEVANLCAAGDLFVSRSDHPIYSRHIVKQLDLVLQDNNLKEAEIADICIRALLMRCTEFFDQPVKALFDPLYRDVMVVTEYLWNDKHHINTFMRRLFRKNHLARHSINTMIVGLWIWLQGAGELRRKDLDRMAVALLLHDVGMCKVPPFLLSKAGPLKQEERDKIVPHPIVGVRLMQKMDVAFEELLRACFEHHERLDGSGYPQRTKSAQSTRPGRLCAVADSFAAMICERPYRKAKDILQAAKELTSDSRYDQEFANALFGGFAAGTIGLMVDMDLAVDTPQPE
- a CDS encoding glycine zipper domain-containing protein — translated: MKKLLIVTLLAAIFASGIGCTNMSKTQQGVASGAALGALGGAGVAAIAGGSAAWGALAGAGVGALAGGIVGHEQSKGKAW
- a CDS encoding penicillin-binding transpeptidase domain-containing protein: MFKLSSRKRNVSSAVPARSSKQQANRNVSAAKIAGLKPSWMGDVDWGRARIKMVVSIFCMLWVGLWARAWYLQMMEGPRLAERARRQHTATELVTGRRGMIFDRNGQVLARSVEAKSVYARPQDISDYQAMANTLGPILGVEPQKLYDELAQTKRRFVWLKRKVDDYTAEAVRKANINGIGLSKEYDRVYPFKHMAGQLLGFVGLDDKGLEGLERSLDARLGCIPTRQIVQRDAMGRRFYLHEEGQSEPVGQDLTLTIDMQMQFFVEEAVARTVREYDARWGGALVVDVASGEIMAWAQYPFFNPNNYKDFSPLVYRNRLAADALEPGSTFKPFVMAAAIQEHKVTPNTLIDCEGGKWVAKNFTIRDTSRQGILPASKVLRYSSNIGMAKIGLSMGAPTFYKYMHALGFGQRTGVPVSESRGILRAPRDWSEVDVMSTSFGQSISVTGLQMAQAYLTLLNNGVYKPLRLTREDGVVDEVHPRVYSETAVREVMRMMRDVVEESDGTGKRARVDGIDVGGKTGTAQKADHRSGTYGSKRLASFVGFFPADKPKYFVLVMVDEPTRNQFGGVVAAPVFKEVATRMVTYTGMFNETKIAEAEKNASTGEGPVTRARQRGLKLAVLDAPYVAESRKLEAPKQADGMRLPGHLAKASSKVPDVMGKSVRNAVELFARAGVVPELKGSGSRVVKQTPAPGAAWPEEGKSIEYILWLSER
- a CDS encoding 4Fe-4S binding protein; amino-acid sequence: MSTNVHAVYFSPTGSSRAMAQEAASVLAQELGLTHAEDWDWTFPGGRAAAYSPNAGDVLVFAFPVYAGRVPQLLLEPLGRLAGQGVYVVPLAVYGNRHYDDALLEAVELLYVQQFSVLAAGAFVAEHSYTRKVGAGRPDAQDMAALAAFARKAARRIAQGPGERVHVPGNRPYKTLPPAVDIRPRTFDTCTGCGLCASVCPVGVISDAAPHLTAQGCIRCCACVKICPEEARVFDDPLVTRIVGMLETNCLTRRKPETFVVGQEQ
- a CDS encoding Mur ligase family protein, with the translated sequence MRLTYNDIAAHLGLSALESDLALTVAVTDSREAAPGALFVCIPGSRVDGHDFVPAAVSLGASAVLASKPLPDAGVPVLLVEDTVKALGSIAALWRDKTRAKVVGVTGTAGKTTLKEVLAQVLAVRGKTARNALNNNNQIGMPRAMLTTDGDEDFWVMEAGISHEGDMEELSAVLRPDIGVILNVGAGHTEGLGKKGVAWHKSRLLTNLAPGGIGLVCADYPDLVRDARATGAELHFFSATGRAVEYRASYAGPAPAAADSAAPVAPDAPDDRRGLYHLWLDGTRCVVTAPFRGEYGAENVIAVAAVAHQLGLSNAEIAQGLTQSSLPVQRFNQTRVGQWLLIDDTYNANPLSMRRMLDAAAERAAGRLFVPVLGEMLELGSQAAEEHEALGRHVADLKPAAIFWKGGHGEDIRAGLTRGGYTGPWFEVYDAAAFASEWAQLSKGVFAAHKTGGVALFKGSRGNRLESLLQTLTGPEAVRG